Proteins encoded by one window of Primulina huaijiensis isolate GDHJ02 chromosome 1, ASM1229523v2, whole genome shotgun sequence:
- the LOC140968650 gene encoding uncharacterized protein, with translation MNSHFQFHASSSSSPSLSDNEDETPINWMDDFENLDNTRNTILNIVAQDQQLIATYIIHEEQEVTHGGSISGHIVIHRDREIADLDEVKNHDIYFTQRSDSVRCLELSTIQKTTAALRILAYTLPADATDEYIKIGESTASQCMQRFCRAVVEVFAERYLRSPTANDVARLLYIGQYASRSGSPTIILEAVTDYDLWIWHAYFGMLGSNNDINVLVSSNLFSNIAQGIAPRAHYTIGGKEYDTGYYLADRIYLKWSTIVQSIHDPHGPKKKYFAMKQESCRKDVERAFGVLQSRFAIVASPARSWKKHHLHDIMAACIIMHNMIIEDECDLNASIEDMIEAPTLDVEMVVDENIIFQEFITRYKRIKDKDAHYALRNALIDHLWEEYSCSDV, from the exons ATGAATTCTCATTTTCAATTTCACGCATCATCCTCTAGTTCACCTTCATTGTCTGATAATGAAGATGAAACACCTATTAATTGGATGGATGATTTTGAGAATTTGGATAATACACGAAATACAATATTGAATATTGTAGCACAAGATCAACAGTTAATTGCTACCTACATTATTCATGAAGAGCAAGAAGTCACACACGGAGGTTCAATATCAGGTCATATAGTAATTCACCGTGATCGGGAAATTGCCGACC TTGATGAAGTAAAGAATCATGATATTTACTTCACACAAAGAAGTGATAGTGTGAGATGTCTCGAGCTATCGACTATTCAAAAAACAACTGCTGCTTTGCGAATTTTAGCTTATACCTTACCCGCGGATGCTACGgatgaatatatcaaaattggaGAGTCCACTGCAAGTCAATGCATGCAACGCTTTTGTCGAGCCGTGGTGGAAGTCTTTGCTGAGCGATACTTGAGATCTCCTACTGCCAATGATGTTGCCAGGTTACTTTATATTG GTCAATATGCAAGTCGTAGTGGTTCTCCAACAATAATTTTAGAAGCAGTAACTGACTACGACCTTTGGATATGGCATGCATATTTTGGTATGCTCGGATCCAATAATGACATAAATGTTTTGGTATCGTCCAATCTATTTTCCAACATCGCACAAGGTATTGCCCCTCGAGCTCATTATACAATTGGAGGAAAAGAATATGATACAGGATATTACTTGGCTGATCGTATTTATCTTAAATGGTCAACTATTGTACAATCTATCCACGATCCACACGGtccaaaaaagaaatattttgcaaTGAAACAAGAGTCCTGTAGAAAAGACGTGGAGCGTGCATTTGGTGTTCTCCAATCTCGATTTGCGATCGTGGCATCTCCAGCACGTAGTTGGAAGAAACATCATTTACATGATATAATGGCAGCATGTATTATAATGCACAATATGATTATCGAAGATGAATGTGACCTTAACGCATCCATTGAAGATATGATAGAAGCACCAACTCTGGATGTAGAAATGGTTGTCGATGAGAATATCATATTTCAAGAATTTATCACTCGATATAAAAGGATAAAAGACAAAGATGCTCACTATGCACTACGAAATGCTTTAATTGATCATTTGTGGGAGGAATATAGTTGTTCAGATGTTTGA